The following nucleotide sequence is from Aspergillus luchuensis IFO 4308 DNA, chromosome 1, nearly complete sequence.
AGCCTAGACAAGGCAATAGCAAGAGTCCAAAGAGGAGTGAATATCGAAGACAAGTGAAGCCAGCGCCAGAGCATTGTCGGTATCACGTACGGGAAACGGGGAGCATCCGGGAGGAGGCAGTTTCCCTGGCAGGTTTCTGAGATCGAAGGGTGGCAGTAAAAATCGCACATGGTCGATTCAGAGTAGAACCACAAGAGCAGGATCAGAGAGCACCATCCTAGACGCGTAAGATGTATGCGTCCGGAAACAGGGCTTCGTCTCCATAGCCGTGGAAGGGTTACCAACGCGTAAACACGACCATCACTCTCCCCGTTACAATTTTCGCAGATGTGATGCTTGCTTCGTTTGCCCTTCGGGGAAGATGGGATTGCGGCAAGCGTGTCCGCATCTCGCGATACTTGGACCTCCAAGCCGTCCAACCCTGTTTTGACCTTTTGAATGTTGTCCGCTAGTGACTTCAACTTCTCATTTAGCCGGTCCAAGTCCACCGTTTCTTTATCCCCGGAACTAGCAAgttccagcttcttcaatattTCTTTCTCGTATGCGgcatcgtcctcgtcctcggtcTTTAACTCACCAGGCTGCCCGTCGATGATGTCCTGAAGTGATTCAATCGTATCGTCACCGACATCTAGTGATTCTTTGTGGTCCTTGTAATCCTTCAACACTGTCTCGAGAGCACTCTTTGGCAGATCCGGTTTGACCAGCGGTGCTCTGTCCTTGGACTTCGCCTTTCCACTCGACTTCCCCGACTGATCGTGCTCAGCTTTCTTCTCGGGTTTCTCCTGGGCCGGTTTTTCCACATTTtcccgctccttctccttttctctctccttttccaaccgttccttttcttccctctgctgctcctccttttgtctctcctctttcagTCTCTGTTCCCTATCTTGTTGCTCCTTccgtttcttctcttcctgctcctctctctctttttcctccctTAAGCGTCTTTCTTCGAATTCGTGTGATTGTGAAGCTTGTCGAGTATGCGAGGGCACCAACGACGACTCGAACCTTTCATTCctcggaggtgatggtgctATATCCCGAGAGAGATGCTCCGGGAGCTCGTTGACCCGTTCCACCCGTTCAGTCACCGGAGTATCGATCCATGCCCCCGTCACCACAGGCGTCTTGTCGTAGATACGTCGCTCGGGATATTTCTGAGCCTCCGGGGTTTTGAGTTCGTTCCGTTGGCCTGGAGATTCTGTTCTCGATAGTTTCCGAAGTAAATCCTGCGAGTCTCTCTTCGTTGGGCTTCGCTTCGTGAATGTTGAGTTCTTGTAGACCACAATAGGCGTATTTGGTATTGGATCACCATCAGTCAACTTGTCCGCTTTTTGTTCGGAGAGCTTGTTCTGCGCATCGGATAATGGGATCCTGTTGTATCTGTTTGACGGACGTCCGGCTGGCGTGGTGCTCTCGACATTGGTCGGTTCCGTATGGTTGATGTGCGAGTCTCTGTCAAACTTGAGCCTTGGGGGTGATGTCTCCTTCGCCCTCACCGCAGGGTTTTCTGGAAGCTCTGTGCGCCGTGTCATTTTCCTCAACCAGTCACGGCGATGAGCTGCCCGGCTTCCCCAGTTCGATGGGAGGTTTAGAGAGGGTCTCAATCCAtcgttttcttcctcttccaaaTATTgctgttcttcctcttcctcgcgcCGTTGCAGGTTCTCCGATGTGAGAGGGTTTGGCGTCCCTGCGTTGCTCAGCACAGGAGACCGGCTGGATGTGGCCCGTCTCAACCGCTTTTCGTCTTCGACATGGTCGACTAATTTTCGGCGGAGGCCGTCGTCCGAAATCTCATTCAAAAAATCCGCATCAGCTGCCGCAAACAGATCGTCTCCCCTCAGTCgcgatgctgatgatgagcgTCTGCTGCGACTGTCACGCAACGAAATGTTGAAgtcttcatcgtcggggTCGAGGTCAGCCAGGCTCCCCGCATCATCGATTTGCCGATATGCCTCCGCTAACTCATTCGGTGGGTTTGAATCGGGGGACGTAAAGTTGAAACTCTGTCTTCTGTTCCGATTTGGGGTGCCGTGGTTGTATGCGGCGGCTTCGTGATCCGACATATTGTGTAGACGCGAAGTGTAATTGAAAGCGGCACGGATTGATCCAGTTTGGCTGAAGTTCCGCCGATGCTGTCGGCTATTGTAGTCTTGGTAGGTATTAGGTACAAATGACGCGTCAAAATTATCCGTGAGACGAGTATGGCGAGCTCGTCCAAAGGGGGAGAGTTGCTGGTCCTGGGGGTATTCG
It contains:
- a CDS encoding uncharacterized protein (COG:S;~EggNog:ENOG410PT4N;~TransMembrane:2 (i707-723o760-780i)) — its product is MPATPERRSDRGALARRNREYPQDQQLSPFGRARHTRLTDNFDASFVPNTYQDYNSRQHRRNFSQTGSIRAAFNYTSRLHNMSDHEAAAYNHGTPNRNRRQSFNFTSPDSNPPNELAEAYRQIDDAGSLADLDPDDEDFNISLRDSRSRRSSSASRLRGDDLFAAADADFLNEISDDGLRRKLVDHVEDEKRLRRATSSRSPVLSNAGTPNPLTSENLQRREEEEEQQYLEEEENDGLRPSLNLPSNWGSRAAHRRDWLRKMTRRTELPENPAVRAKETSPPRLKFDRDSHINHTEPTNVESTTPAGRPSNRYNRIPLSDAQNKLSEQKADKLTDGDPIPNTPIVVYKNSTFTKRSPTKRDSQDLLRKLSRTESPGQRNELKTPEAQKYPERRIYDKTPVVTGAWIDTPVTERVERVNELPEHLSRDIAPSPPRNERFESSLVPSHTRQASQSHEFEERRLREEKEREEQEEKKRKEQQDREQRLKEERQKEEQQREEKERLEKEREKEKERENVEKPAQEKPEKKAEHDQSGKSSGKAKSKDRAPLVKPDLPKSALETVLKDYKDHKESLDVGDDTIESLQDIIDGQPGELKTEDEDDAAYEKEILKKLELASSGDKETVDLDRLNEKLKSLADNIQKVKTGLDGLEVQVSRDADTLAAIPSSPKGKRSKHHICENCNGESDGRVYALVTLPRLWRRSPVSGRIHLTRLGWCSLILLLWFYSESTMCDFYCHPSISETCQGNCLLPDAPRFPYVIPTMLWRWLHLSSIFTPLWTLAIALSRLIAQMLGFWDGYVEEEPIPVNLTGEIRIHGRTINIPTAEATSRGFFSPPKLWPGKGQPIVPQPVPELKVEVEDMSGRASSWDDDGSMDDDEYI